A genomic stretch from Fusobacteriaceae bacterium includes:
- a CDS encoding C4-dicarboxylate TRAP transporter substrate-binding protein: MKRFFRLATLLTLFALLVSGLYAAPRVIKLTTKFVPAEQTTLSLVKVIDGINKGSKGALEVQLFDSGTMPIGKDGLELVAQGGDVMCVDGVDFLGDYVPDFNAIIGPFLYTSFDEYLAMVRTPLVEDLKAKAYEQGIKVLSIDWVFGFRSMMLKKPVKVPEDMKGINLRVPTSPLYTETIKALGANPIAMSYPDTYAAIQSGVIDGVEGSIMTYWGTKQWENVKEYSLTNHLLGVSAVTISRKLWESLTPEQQKLIQEQVDLGAKDNLDATVASEADFMEKLKGVGVNVHEVDADAFNKAASVVFTKFPKWTPGIYDKIMVELNKIRGKK, translated from the coding sequence ATGAAAAGATTTTTCAGACTTGCAACACTGCTGACATTGTTTGCGCTACTGGTATCAGGTCTTTACGCCGCCCCGAGAGTGATCAAGCTGACGACGAAGTTTGTTCCCGCCGAGCAGACGACGCTTTCCCTCGTGAAAGTCATCGACGGCATCAACAAGGGCAGCAAGGGCGCGCTGGAAGTTCAGCTGTTTGACAGCGGCACCATGCCCATCGGAAAGGACGGCCTGGAGCTCGTGGCCCAGGGCGGAGACGTCATGTGCGTGGACGGCGTGGATTTTCTGGGCGACTATGTGCCCGATTTCAACGCCATCATCGGACCTTTCCTCTATACGTCCTTTGACGAGTATCTGGCCATGGTAAGAACGCCCCTGGTGGAAGATCTCAAGGCTAAAGCTTACGAACAGGGCATCAAAGTATTGTCCATCGACTGGGTATTTGGATTCCGCAGCATGATGCTGAAGAAACCCGTGAAAGTGCCCGAAGACATGAAGGGGATCAACCTCCGCGTACCGACGAGCCCGCTCTATACGGAAACGATCAAGGCCTTGGGCGCGAATCCCATCGCCATGTCCTATCCCGACACCTACGCGGCCATCCAGTCCGGCGTCATCGACGGCGTGGAAGGCTCCATCATGACCTACTGGGGCACAAAACAGTGGGAAAATGTAAAGGAATACTCCCTGACGAATCACCTTTTGGGCGTATCGGCCGTGACCATTTCCCGGAAACTCTGGGAGAGCCTGACCCCCGAACAGCAGAAACTGATCCAGGAACAGGTGGATCTCGGCGCCAAAGACAATCTGGACGCCACGGTGGCTTCCGAGGCCGACTTTATGGAAAAGCTGAAGGGCGTAGGGGTCAATGTGCACGAAGTTGACGCGGACGCCTTCAACAAAGCCGCTTCCGTCGTTTTCACCAAATTCCCCAAGTGGACGCCCGGCATCTACGACAAGATCATGGTTGAGCTGAACAAGATCCGCGGAAAAAAATAA
- a CDS encoding glycerol-3-phosphate responsive antiterminator, whose amino-acid sequence MPRLRDILERNPVIPAIRNADFLEEACESASELGFVVMSNLVNLRNIVSTLKAHNKLVFIHIDMVAGLSSDNYTVDYLMREVSPDGLITTKHNVALYARKQKIPVIQRFFIIDSFSFENSVQHIRENKPDAVEVLPGIIPGIISRMSVLVPTPIIASGLIGDKSDVTAAIRAGAVSVSTSKKSLWNI is encoded by the coding sequence ATGCCCAGGCTGCGCGATATACTTGAAAGAAATCCGGTGATCCCCGCCATCCGCAACGCGGATTTTCTCGAGGAGGCCTGCGAGAGCGCCAGCGAGCTGGGTTTTGTCGTCATGAGCAATCTCGTCAATTTGCGTAACATTGTAAGCACATTGAAAGCACACAATAAGCTTGTCTTCATCCATATCGACATGGTGGCGGGCCTGTCCTCGGACAATTACACTGTGGACTACCTGATGCGGGAAGTGAGCCCCGACGGCCTCATTACCACAAAGCACAACGTCGCGCTCTACGCCCGGAAGCAAAAAATCCCGGTGATCCAGCGCTTCTTCATCATCGACTCCTTTTCCTTTGAAAACAGCGTGCAGCACATACGGGAAAACAAGCCCGACGCCGTGGAGGTTCTGCCCGGCATTATCCCCGGAATCATCTCGAGAATGTCCGTCCTCGTCCCGACGCCCATCATCGCCTCGGGCCTCATCGGCGACAAATCCGACGTCACGGCGGCCATCAGGGCCGGCGCCGTCAGCGTCAGCACGTCAAAAAAATCCCTGTGGAACATCTGA